In Alosa alosa isolate M-15738 ecotype Scorff River chromosome 19, AALO_Geno_1.1, whole genome shotgun sequence, a genomic segment contains:
- the crip1 gene encoding cysteine-rich protein 1, with the protein MPKCPKCTKEVYFAERVTSLGKDWHRPCLKCEKCNKTLSAGSHAEHEGKPYCNNPCYAALFGPKGFGRGGAESHTYTK; encoded by the exons ATGCCTAAATGCCCAAAGTGTACCAAGGAAGTGTATTTTG cTGAGAGGGTGACATCGCTTGGGAAGGACTGGCACAGGCCCTGTCTGAAATGTGAGAAGTGCAACAAGACCCTGTCTGCAGGCTCACACGCTGAG CATGAAGGGAAGCCCTACTGCAATAATCCCTGTTACGCTGCACTATTCGGGCCTAAAG gATTTGGGCGTGGCGGTGCTGAGAGCCACACATATACTAAATAG